Part of the Solanum pennellii chromosome 10, SPENNV200 genome is shown below.
aataaaattaaaatacgaTTAGACAAAACATTACATAATCACTCAATTTTCGAAATCATTACGTTGCTCCTATAAATGCTCTATTAATGCATTACGAAATTcaaaatgatcatttttgtccttaattttattatgtctagctaaaaattgttcaaattgGAGATTTTCATCTAACACTATTTCTATCATTGGAGTTGGAGCTTCTACGACATCTTGAATTGGTGCTTTAAGATCACGGTTATCCTTAACTATCACGTTGTGTAGTATAATATATGTAGTCATTATATTATGTAGCACTTTCTTTCTCCGAAAACGTGAGGGACTTGCAATACTTGCAAAACTCTGAATTCTCGTTCAACATCATTTTTACATGATTCTTGTTTCATCGCGAATTGATTATTGtgtaattattgtattttatgttgtatttaaattattattttatgcagTGTATTGTTatgttgtatttaaattaaatttttcatcttacaattttaattttgtgtattctttataatgaaaattaataataaaatacatttttatttttgatgaaaattataaaaaaaatattaatttgaaattaaagtagcatatatcaaataatatattttttaaaatattatattacattcaATGACTTATGaatattagttatttaattagtgaaactatatgtaaaataatatgttaattggAAAGTAATtgaaataatagtaaaatattaaaaaatgtaatAGAGAGcgtgaatagtagttctccaaatttggtGAATATAGAGTGAGTTGGAGTAaccattctctattttactctccaaatatagagaatggagagtaaaatagaggtgGATTAGAGATgatcttaattaattttaaggttcttattattattagagaaattaataacaacaaagataattttatcttattcgaaattctttttaaaaggaTCAACATTTTATATACGGTAATTACATTGTATAGGtcaactaataatttttttttatatatatagagagagattCTGAAATCTGAATCTCTTGAATACGAGACTAGAGGTTGACTCAATAATATAAGAGTTTAAAAATTTACCTTCAAAATTCCAACAACAAATATTCTTGAATTTCCTTAATGAAAATTCTGAATCTGGCAATGATCCGCAAAGTAGCAACAACCACTTGACTAACTTTCATGTTATTGTCTAATATATtgatgggaaaagggtctgatatacccctcaactttgtcatttggagctaaTATACCCCCCGCTATAAaggtggctcatatatgcccttaccgttatacaaacgactcacatatacccctcccgttacaaaatggctcatatatacccttcatttaacggaagttaaaaaattagttttaaattttatatttattacttgtaattttttttaaaaaattatttaggggtatatatgattcttctatcaaagttcaaggtatattttaatttttttcatatataaattattttttgactttttttattataattatttaagtttcttattcttatgttttttctttcattccttagtttaaagaaaaaaaatttaaactattttttttgtgtgtattgtaatttaatttcgtattcgaagaaaaaatttggtcatctacaataagttttacaagaatattagtgaaacataaataaatttgattatcaaaataataattataaattagtcattgaaacaaaaaaaaggtcaaaaaaaaatatgtttgacgaggattaaatttactcatattggattatattttttagaaagaaataataaaaatttagattaaattttttttttttcatttccgttagaggaaaagggtatatgtgagccatttgtttacaagtaggggtatatatgagccactttcataacaaggggtatatcagctctagatgacaaagttgaagggtatatcagacccttttccctatattGATATATAAGCCAAACCTACTTTGTGCATCAGCCACACATTCAAAATCATGAGTAGATATTTATATGCCAAACCTATACTTTGTGCATCAGCCACACATTCAAAAATCATTAGATATTGATAAGCCAAACCTATACTTTGTGTATTACTTTACCAAACAACAATGACTTCTCTTCTGATTGAGCAATGCCAAGTTGCGCCACCTCCCCACGGTGGCGCAGCTGAGCTAACGCTCCCTCTAACTTATTTTGATCATATGTGGTTTGTTTTTGGCTATATGCGTAGGATTTTATTCTACAAGTTACCAATTTCCAAACTCGATTTCGTTCAAAACATTATTCCTTCTCTTAAACATTCACTCTCCCTCACTCTCAAACACTACACACCCTTAGTTGGCAACATTGCATGTCCACTAAATTCTAGTGGTTATCCAGAGTTACGTTATGTGACTGGAGATTCTGTATCAGTTACTTTTACTGAAACTGACATGGACTTCAATCATCTCATTGGTTACCATCCTCGAAATGCTAATGATTTTTATCCCTTCATTCCTCAATTAGCACAACCTAAGGATGCACCGGGGTTTAAACTAGTCCCCGTCTTAGCCATTCAAGTTACACTTTTTCCAAATCTTGGCATATCCATTGGTTTTAGTAACCATCATGTTGCTTGTGATGGAAATATTATCGTGAAATTCATAAGAGCATGGGGTTTACTCAACAAATTACGCGGTGATGAACAATGTTTAGGTAATGAGTTCGTTCCATTTTATGATAGGTCCGTAATAAAAGATCCTTATAAACAAGGGGCGATTATATGGGATGAAATGAAGCAAAACATGCCGGAGATAGGTGACATAATTGTGATTCCTCCTCTTGATAGAGTTCGAGGTACATTTATTATAGAAAGAAATAACATCGTTAAGCTCAAGAATTTAATATTGTCAAGAAGACCTAACCTAAGTTATGTGACATCTTTTACAATAACTTGTGCTTATATATGGACTTGTTTGATAAAATCAAAGTTCGCGATTGAGGATGAGATGATAGATGAGGATGTTATGGAGATTTTTGGATGTGTAGCTGATTGTAGATCGCGTCTCAATCCACCACTTCCTCAATCTTATTTTGGGAATTGCCTAGTGACGATTGTTTCAAAAGCAAGTCGTGTCGAATTAGTTGGGAAGGAAGGGTTTATAATTGCTGTGGAAGTCATTGGAGAGGCTATCAAGAATCAAATGAAGGATGTGGAATCGATCTTGAATTGTAGTTGGTATAGAGAATTTTGTGGCATTGACATGAAACACACACTTTCAGTTTCTGGATCACCAAAGTTTAATTTGTATGAGGTTGATTTTGGTTGGGGTAGGccagaaaaaatagaaataatttcTATTGATAATAGTAGTGGTATATCTATGTCCATTAACAAGTACAAAGATTCACATGGAGATTTAGAGGTTGGCTTGTCTTTGCCCAAAACTCGAATGAATGCTTTTGTTGCTATATTCAACCATGGGCTAAGCTTTTTGTAAGAATGTACCAAGGTCTATCGGAA
Proteins encoded:
- the LOC107002690 gene encoding malonyl-coenzyme:anthocyanin 5-O-glucoside-6'''-O-malonyltransferase-like, encoding MTSLLIEQCQVAPPPHGGAAELTLPLTYFDHMWFVFGYMRRILFYKLPISKLDFVQNIIPSLKHSLSLTLKHYTPLVGNIACPLNSSGYPELRYVTGDSVSVTFTETDMDFNHLIGYHPRNANDFYPFIPQLAQPKDAPGFKLVPVLAIQVTLFPNLGISIGFSNHHVACDGNIIVKFIRAWGLLNKLRGDEQCLGNEFVPFYDRSVIKDPYKQGAIIWDEMKQNMPEIGDIIVIPPLDRVRGTFIIERNNIVKLKNLILSRRPNLSYVTSFTITCAYIWTCLIKSKFAIEDEMIDEDVMEIFGCVADCRSRLNPPLPQSYFGNCLVTIVSKASRVELVGKEGFIIAVEVIGEAIKNQMKDVESILNCSWYREFCGIDMKHTLSVSGSPKFNLYEVDFGWGRPEKIEIISIDNSSGISMSINKYKDSHGDLEVGLSLPKTRMNAFVAIFNHGLSFL